The genomic DNA GACGTTTGTCTCTGGAACGGAACTGGTTGTCAGGTACATAGGCGTTGATGTTTTCGTCTTTCAGATAACGCAGATTCTGTTCATTGCAAAAGCCGGTATCGGCGGTGACAAGGGTGCCCGTTTTATAGATGTCGTCACTCAAACCCAGTCGCTGGTAACGTTGCTTCAGGCCCACCAGCATGGGGGCTAACGTGTGGTATTCCTGGCCTTCGCCATAAGCTTGAGCTTCCAGTATCACTTGATGCTTTTTATCAACGGCCGCAATGCCGTTATAGCCCTGGAAGGTGCCTTTGCTTGTGGTCATCTTCGCCGATTCGCCATCGGTGATATTGCTCTTCACTTCCTTGCGCTGTTTCGCCTTCCCCATCCGTGGAGTGGCTGTCTTTAGGAATTGGTCGATTTTATGGTAGGCGTTGTCCAGGGTGTCGATACTCTGCGCCAAGCGCTTGGCCCGTTCTTTATCATCGGATCGGCGCCGGTCCAGCGTTTTGTGTTCTTTGATGCAGTGGCGCATCTTCTTTTTAATCTTGTCGCGCTTTTGCGCCAGCTCTTCCAACGTACCCGACCATTCCTTAGCGGCATTGCTGGGCAGTTTGCATCCGTCAATGGCAAACAGTTCGTTACCAATCAAGCCTTCCTCATCACACACCAATACGATCTGTTCAAATATGGCTTCAATGGCATCAGGATAACTGCTGACAAAGCTGGCTATCGTAGTGAAATGCGGCACTGTATCGCAGGACAGGGCTTTGAAAATGATATTAGTCTGACAGCACCATTCGATTTCGCGGCTGGACGTAATGCCCTTGGAATAGGCGAACAATATGATCTTAAGAAGGATAGCAGGATCGTAAGCTGGCCTGCCGCCCTCATCATTCTTGTACTTGGGGTGGAAAATGCTTAGATCCAACCGTTCACTTATAAGATAGTGAATGGCATGTTCGAAGGTGCCGGGCTGTAATTGCTCTTCAAAATTGATTACAACCATTGTGCTCTGGTTGTAATCGTAAGGCTTGAAATTGGCCATCGCGGTTGCTCCATATCAGACACCTCATTTTATCAAAAAACCGCGTATTTTAAGAGTTTTTCTACAGCCTCAACGCCTCGTTCAGCTCCCACAGGCCGATGTCGTCGACAGACAGACCGTTTTGTTTGAGCAGTTTGGGAACCGCATAAACCGGGCCTATGCCCATTTCGTCGGGCTCAAGGCCGGCCACGGCAATGCCGCGGTAGATGCCAAGTGGCTCCAGGCCCCTTTGCTCGGCCAGTTTCGCGTCCATAACTACCTGTGCGGAGGAGCCATCGGAGAGCTGTGAGGCGTTACCCGCGGTAATCGTACCGCCCTCTATGACCGTTTTCAGGTTTGCGAGACCTTCTGCTGTCGTCGCGCGCAAGCCTTCGTCCCGCTCGACTGTGGCCTCAACTTCAGACGCCTCACCGGTTTCCTTGTCCCACACGGTGCGCTTGCAGGTGACTGGCACCAGTTCATCCTGGAACTTGCCCGACTCATAGGCGGCGGCAGTGCGTAGCTGCGACTGCAGACCATACTCATCCATAGCGCCGCGAG from Bacteroidota bacterium includes the following:
- a CDS encoding IS1182 family transposase — its product is MANFKPYDYNQSTMVVINFEEQLQPGTFEHAIHYLISERLDLSIFHPKYKNDEGGRPAYDPAILLKIILFAYSKGITSSREIEWCCQTNIIFKALSCDTVPHFTTIASFVSSYPDAIEAIFEQIVLVCDEEGLIGNELFAIDGCKLPSNAAKEWSGTLEELAQKRDKIKKKMRHCIKEHKTLDRRRSDDKERAKRLAQSIDTLDNAYHKIDQFLKTATPRMGKAKQRKEVKSNITDGESAKMTTSKGTFQGYNGIAAVDKKHQVILEAQAYGEGQEYHTLAPMLVGLKQRYQRLGLSDDIYKTGTLVTADTGFCNEQNLRYLKDENINAYVPDNQFRSRDKRLAGQKEKHGLRHPGTQGRGDIYPASAFHFNAQRKTCVCPEGNAMWLHSERKDANGNTQLNFEGRLTDCRNCLRKHECMHNPAAADHRKGHGRQVLFTIKQRQSATDWMKRRVDSVAGRWIYSHRMSVVEPVFGNITANKGLKRFSLRGKSKVQGQWRLFCMIHNIEKIMRYGAIV